A region from the Silene latifolia isolate original U9 population chromosome 7, ASM4854445v1, whole genome shotgun sequence genome encodes:
- the LOC141592807 gene encoding oxoglutarate-dependent flavonoid 7-O-demethylase 1-like, with product MTKTEEKEVNFGKSIIVPSVVELAKQPITNLPLRYVRHSPIDAHSPLLPLPVIDLHKLLSQTPSLASVELLNLHSACKDWGFFQVINHGVSTSLMETFKTEVIKLFELPIEEKKKLWQQSDNHEGFGQLFVMSEEQKLDWSDMFYITTLPPKLRRTELFHKLPSQIREAMEEYIAATKTLAVTLLHQMAKALGIDSTEMEELFSEGLQSIRMNYYPPCPEPDKAIGFAPHSDADALTIVFQLNQTQGLEIRKDGNWVPVIPLENAFIVNIGDIMEIVSNGVYRSVEHRATVNSTKERLSVATFYSSNFDSELGPAKSIIGPANPPVFRTELAELYHKGFFARKLSGKSYLQEMRL from the exons ATGACCAAAACTGAAGAAAAAGAAGTCAACTTTGGGAAATCAATCATAGTACCAAGTGTAGTTGAGCTTGCTAAACAACCCATAACCAATCTTCCTTTACGCTATGTTCGACACTCCCCCATTGATGCTCACTCTCCGCTGTTACCGCTCCCCGTTATTGATCTTCACAAACTGCTTTCTCAAACTCCATCTTTGGCTTCTGTTGAGTTGCTTAATCTTCACTCTGCTTGCAAAGATTGGGGATTTTTCCAG GTGATAAATCATGGAGTAAGCACATCATTAATGGAGACATTCAAGACAGAAGTTATCAAGTTGTTTGAACTTCCTATTGAGGAAAAGAAAAAGTTATGGCAACAATCGGATAACCATGAAGGTTTCGGGCAACTGTTTGTGATGTCTGAAGAACAGAAGCTTGATTGGTCTGATATGTTTTATATTACCACTCTTCCTCCTAAGCTTAGAAGAACTGAACTTTTCCACAAGCTGCCTTCACAAATCAG GGAAGCAATGGAGGAATACATAGCTGCAACGAAAACGCTTGCAGTAACTCTTTTACACCAAATGGCTAAAGCATTAGGGATAGACAGTACAGAAATGGAAGAGTTATTCAGTGAAGGATTGCAATCTATTAGAATGAATTATTACCCGCCATGTCCCGAGCCAGATAAGGCCATAGGCTTCGCACCTCACTCAGACGCCGATGCCCTCACTATCGTCTTTCAGCTCAACCAAACCCAAGGACTTGAGATCCGAAAAGATGGCAATTGGGTACCTGTTATTCCCCTTGAAAACGCGTTTATAGTTAACATTGGTGACATCATGGAG ATTGTGAGCAATGGAGTGTACCGCAGTGTTGAACATAGGGCAACTGTGAACTCGACTAAAGAGCGGCTGTCAGTTGCAACGTTTTACAGCTCCAACTTTGATTCTGAATTAGGACCTGCAAAGAGCATTATTGGACCTGCGAACCCTCCAGTTTTCCGAACAGAGCTGGCCGAGCTGTACCATAAGGGGTTCTTTGCGAGGAAACTCAGTGGGAAGTCATATCTACAAGAAATGAGACTGTAA
- the LOC141592808 gene encoding eukaryotic translation initiation factor 4E-1-like → MGVEETTEKSMATTTTIEQEEMEKNPMNNIEGDVEEGEIVDDDENEDDNNETTTKTEIDNSNNIISHHPLENSWTFWFDNPSAKSKQATWGSSIRPIYTFSTAEQFWSLYNNIHHPSKLGVGADFYCFKNKIEPKWEDPICANGGKWTIAYSRGKSDTSWLYTLLAMIGEQFDHGDEICGAVVNVRARQDKISIWTKDAANEAAQLSIGQQWKKFVDYSDSMGFIFHEDAKKLDRNAKNKYTC, encoded by the exons ATGGGAGTAGAAGAAACAACAGAGAAATCaatggcaacaacaacaacaattgaaCAAGAAGAAATGGAGAAGAATCCCATGAACAACATTGAAGGAGATGTTGAAGAAGGAGAGATTGTCGATGATGATGAAAATGAAGATGATaacaatgaaacaacaacaaaaactgaAATTGATAACTCAAACAACATTATTTCACATCATCCTTTGGAAAATTCATGGACTTTTTGGTTTGATAATCCTTCTGCTAAATCTAAACAAGCTACTTGGGGAAGTTCTATTCGTCCAATTTATACATTTTCGACTGCTGAACAATTCTGGAG CCTCTACAACAACATACACCACCCTAGCAAGTTGGGTGTTGGAGCAGACTTCTACTGTTTCAAGAACAAAATTGAGCCTAAATGGGAGGATCCAATTTGTGCTAATGGAGGCAAATGGACTATTGCCTACTCAAGGGGGAAATCTGACACTTCATGGCTTTATACG TTGCTGGCAATGATTGGAGAGCAATTTGATCATGGAGATGAAATCTGTGGAGCAGTCGTGAATGTGAGGGCTAGGCAGGACAAAATATCCATTTGGACCAAAGATGCTGCAAATGAAGCTGCCCAG CTGAGCATCGGACAGCAATGGAAGAAATTCGTGGATTACAGTGATAGCATGGGGTTCATATTTCAT GAGGATGCAAAGAAGCTAGATAGGAATGCCAAGAACAAATATACATGCTGA
- the LOC141592810 gene encoding UDP-glycosyltransferase 708C1-like yields the protein MDALPTYSHVAVCPSAGIGHLTPFLRLAAMISSSNCSVTLIIIRPTLSEAETTQINSFLSSHPHIASSEFHVLPTDPSETGITDPFFLQYDAVSRSAHLLVDHLVALSPQPSAIFSDLMFASGINKALSERGIDNYNVITTSAKFFSLMVSRLSVSFTPGEEVMIPGLSGIPADEIPPLMYNATHIMGRLTATNCRHLPDAKGVILNTFDFFEPETISALQSGKVFSDLPPIFPIGPLHSLRSDKGSNRVSWLDEQPLKSVVFVSFGSRTAMSKEQIKEIGEGLAQSGIRFLWVIKTAVVDKEDKEELVELLGEAFFEETKDRGLTVKEWVNQEEILSHPAIGGFVTHCGWNSVMEAAQRGLPLLAWPLHGDQRINAGVVKAVGLGIWERSWGWVGQRLVKSTEVEEKIKELMSSDNLSNSAKRVGEEARKAWDVNGSSSERFNTIIETSISKTKA from the exons atGGATGCACTCCCTACTTACTCACATGTAGCCGTTTGTCCGAGCGCAGGAATCGGACACCTGACCCCTTTCCTACGCTTAGCCGCAATGATATCGTCCAGTAATTGCAGTGTCACCCTGATCATTATCCGGCCCACGCTTTCTGAAGCTGAAACTACCCAAATCAACTCTTTCTTATCCTCACACCCTCACATTGCCTCCTCTGAGTTTCATGTACTTCCTACTGACCCGTCTGAAACCGGCATTACCGACCCTTTTTTCCTGCAGTATGATGCTGTCTCTCGTTCTGCACACCTCCTTGTTGATCACCTTGTTGCGCTATCCCCTCAGCCGAGTGCCATCTTTTCTGACCTTATGTTTGCCTCGGGGATTAATAAGGCGCTTTCTGAACGGGGTATTGATAATTACAATGTCATTACTACTTCAGCCAAATTCTTCTCGCTCATGGTTAGTCGTCTTAGCGTCAGTTTTACACCAGGTGAAGAGGTTATGATCCCTGGTTTGTCGGGCATTCCAGCAGATGAGATTCCTCCCCTGATGTATAATGCAACCCACATTATGGGTCGTTTGACTGCAACTAACTGTAGACATCTCCCAGATGCTAAGGGTGTGATTCTAAACACCTTTGATTTTTTTGAGCCGGAAACGATTTCAGCTCTGCAGAGCGGTAAAGTCTTCAGTGATCTCCCACCCATCTTCCCTATTGGACCTCTGCACTCCCTGAGATCAGACAAAG gatcgaACCGTGTATCATGGCTAGATGAACAGCCTTTGAAATCTGTGGTATTTGTCTCCTTCGGAAGTAGAACAGCAATGAGCaaagaacaaatcaaagaaaTAGGCGAAGGGCTTGCGCAAAGTGGAATAAGATTCTTATGGGTGATCAAGACTGCTGTGGTTGACAAAGAAGATAAGGAGGAGCTAGTAGAGTTGCTAGGTGAGGCCTTCTTTGAGGAAACAAAGGATAGAGGGTTGACGGTAAAGGAATGGGTCAACCAAGAAGAGATCTTATCTCACCCGGCTATTGGAGggtttgtgactcattgtggatGGAACTCGGTCATGGAAGCTGCTCAAAGAGGGTTACCTTTGCTAGCGTGGCCTTTACACGGAGATCAAAGGATTAATGCCGGAGTTGTGAAAGCAGTTGGATTAGGAATATGGGAGCGAAGTTGGGGGTGGGTTGGACAAAGGTTGGTAAAGAGTACTGAGGTCGAGGAGAAAATTAAGGAGCTCATGTCGAGCGACAACTTGAGTAATAGTGCAAAGAGAGTCGGTGAAGAGGCTAGAAAAGCTTGGGATGTTAATGGCAGCTCAAGTGAAAGGTTTAACACCATAATAGAAACGTCTATTAGTAAGACGAAAGCGTAA
- the LOC141592809 gene encoding pentatricopeptide repeat-containing protein At3g29230-like, giving the protein MNTAFRTPAFISRRRNLEQKLSDLHKCTNLSQIKQIYAQIYKYNLQEDPFIAPKLISAFSNCNQIRLATHVFNQIEYPNVHLYNTLIRAQTHNFQYSNAVITYVNLLKDGNFPDNFTYPFVLRACSGLFSVKMVEMVHTHVEKLGFWGDIFVPNALIDSYCKCGVGVGVGGVGNGRKVFMFMKCRDVVSWNSIIGGLVRVRLVNDARQLFDEMPKRDAVSWNCLLDGYVKEGNMGGASELFERMPERNVVSWSTMVSGYAKIGDMGMARMLFDKMPVKNLVSWTIIISGYAEKGLTKEAIFLYEEMERAGLKLDDGTVISILSACAESGLLGLGKRVHSSMEATRFRCSVAVTNSLVDMYAKCGNVEQALTIFERMTKRDLVSWNVIMRGLAMHGHGETALKLFCRMEREGFHPDRVTFIAVLCACTHMGLVDKGVDYFYAMERDYGLVPQIEHYGCLIDLLGRGGRLEEALKVVRNMAMEPNAIIWGTLLGACRVHNAVELGGEVLQHLIKLNLDDTGNLSTLSNIYAAAGDWDNVANVRRAMKSIGVQKPSGASSIELNGVVHEFTVFDKSHPNSKSIYKMINLLRPQLKRAAYSSKSVYG; this is encoded by the coding sequence ATGAACACAGCATTTCGAACACCAGCCTTTATATCAAGAAGGCGAAACTTGGAACAAAAACTCTCAGACCTCCACAAATGCACTAATTTATCACAAATCAAGCAAATTTACGCACAAATTTACAAGTATAATCTTCAAGAAGACCCATTTATTGCACCAAAACTAATCTCTGCTTTCTCAAATTGCAATCAAATTAGGTTAGCAACTCATGTTTTTAATCAAATTGAATACCCAAATGTGCATTTATATAATACTTTAATTAGAGCTCAAACCCATAATTTTCAGTATTCAAATGCAGTAATTACTTATGTTAATTTGCTTAAAGATGGTAACTTTCCTGATAATTTTACATACCCTTTTGTTCTTAGGGCTTGTAGTGGAttatttagtgtaaaaatggtgGAAATGGTGCATACTCATgttgaaaaattagggttttgggggGATATTTTTGTGCCAAATGCTTTGATTGATAGTTATTGTAAGTGTGGGGTTGGGGTTGGGGTTGGGGGTGTTGGGAATGGCAGGAAGGTGTTTATGTTTATGAAGTGTCGAGATGTCGTGTCGTGGAATTCGATAATTGGTGGGTTGGTTAGGGTGAGATTGGTGAATGATGCACGACagttgtttgatgaaatgcctaaGAGAGATGCTGTGAGTTGGAATTGTTTGTTGGATGGGTATGTTAAGGAGGGAAATATGGGTGGGGCGAGTGAGTTGTTTGAGAGGATGCCTGAGAGGAATGTGGTGTCGTGGTCAACTATGGTTTCGGGGTATGCTAAGATAGGGGATATGGGGATGGCTAGAATGTTGTTTGATAAGATGCCTGTGAAGAATTTAGTGTCGTGGACGATAATTATTTCTGGTTATGCTGAGAAAGGGTTGACAAAGGAGGCGATCTTTTTGTATGAGGAAATGGAGAGAGCCGGATTGAAGCTTGATGATGGGACTGTGATTAGTATTTTATCTGCTTGTGCAGAGTCTGGATTGCTTGGACTTGGGAAACGGGTTCATTCCTCTATGGAGGCAACACGTTTTAGATGTAGTGTTGCAGTGACTAATTCGTTAGTTGATATGTATGCAAAGTGCGGGAATGTGGAGCAAGCATTAACTATATTTGAGAGAATGACAAAAAGAGATTTGGTGTCTTGGAATGTCATTATGCGAGGTTTAGCGATGCATGGACATGGAGAGACAGCGCTTAAGCTATTCTGTCGGATGGAACGGGAAGGATTTCATCCTGATAGAGTCACGTTCATTGCGGTCTTATGTGCTTGTACTCATATGGGGTTGGTTGATAAGGGTGTTGACTATTTTTATGCTATGGAAAGGGATTATGGTCTTGTCCCTCAAATTGAACACTATGGTTGCCTGATTGATCTTTTAGGTCGTGGTGGGCGTCTGGAAGAGGCACTAAAAGTTGTGCGGAATATGGCCATGGAACCGAACGCCATTATTTGGGGCACTCTTTTAGGAGCGTGCCGGGTGCATAATGCTGTGGAACTTGGTGGAGAGGTTCTGCAGCATTTGATAAAACTTAATCTAGATGATACTGGAAATTTATCTACGTTGTCCAACATATACGCTGCTGCAGGGGATTGGGATAATGTTGCAAACGTGAGACGTGCTATGAAAAGTATAGGAGTACAAAAACCTTCCGGTGCTAGTTCTATTGAGTTGAACGGCGTGGTCCATGAGTTTACTGTATTTGATAAATCCCACCCAAATTCAAAGAGTATATATAAGATGATCAACTTATTACGCCCACAACTTAAGAGAGCTGCTTATAGTTCAAAATCTGTATATGGTTGA
- the LOC141592811 gene encoding transcription factor GTE12, which produces MGKSFDVATAVVDKPVVVKKLKIKILAKKPENGVGDISKQVEEQNCAKRLSSTDDRTPNAVAAQKVYSDMRKKPMDGGSQLSGERCLGKSSLIGNSTRRACGNENSKTIVGKKRGYEGLSDCQESKRLKMDCIATSRCQSVLLKLMKHKFAKPFLDPVNPAAWGIHDYFDIIKHPMDLGTVKTKLHRNTYISAEEFEADVRLTFSNAMLYNPSNNWVHQHAKRLSEVFDCEWKPVKAMLFRDNKNVIRKRAEVGVDKSAFSVRSKVVEGHSACGDAVRNTMLQKENRSENLHKVSFEVWGSDGQGVKDHMPQSSKQLRFSPKFNGPVSCREKESDCPMSTKANHGSSDRVKVPTELNDIEVKNSSTVQVTKSDQDSEGAVSCLDEELAGASKPSTTTGSYDSIKQSLETALDIELSPSKALRAAKLRSRFAATILKAQNKTLLQPVGRTDAAILEQEKEILVRKQREERARIEAQVRAAELAARSKAESEFRKQRQEAREAARAALEKMERSINLDDNFHTLRDLEALLGTSSSFVVCHDNRSHRAWNQIGSNELGSPLERLGLYIKAEYRVGDDDDDDELEEGEVPS; this is translated from the exons ATGGGGAAGTCATTCGATGTAGCAACTGCTGTTGTGGATAAGCCTGTGGTTGTCAAGAAATTGAAGATAAAAATACTTGCTAAGAAGCCTGAGAATGGGGTTGGGGATATCTCAAAACAAGTGGAAGAACAGAATTGTGCGAAAAGGTTGTCATCAACTGATGACAGGACGCCAAATGCTGTAGCTGCTCAGAAGGTTTACTCTGATATGAGGAAAAAACCCATGGATGGAGGTTCCCAGCTTTCAGGAGAAAGGTGCCTGGGCAAATCTTCTTTAATTGGCAATTCGACGAGACGTGCTTGTGGTAATGAGAATAGTAAAACTATCGTAGGAAAAAAGCGTGGTTATGAAGGATTATCAGATTGTCAGGAGAGTAAGAGGTTGAAGATGGACTGTATTGCTACTTCTCGATGTCAGAGTGTTCTCTTAAAGCTAATGAAACATAAATTCGCCAAACCATTTCTGGACCCTGTCAATCCTGCCGCATGGGGAATCCATGACTATTTTGACATAATAAAACACCCTATGGATCTTGGGACAGTAAAGACTAAATTGCATCGGAATACATACATTAGTGCCGAGGAGTTTGAGGCTGATGTTAGGCTGACATTTTCTAATGCAATGCTGTATAATCCTTCAAACAATTGGGTTCATCAGCATGCAAAGAGGCTCAGTGAAGTATTTGATTGTGAATGGAAGCCTGTGAAAGCAATGTTGTTTAGAGATAACAAAAATGTTATAAGAAAGCGAGCCGAAGTTGGTGTTGACAAATCTGCATTTAGTGTGAGAAGCAAGGTTGTGGAAGGTCATTCAGCCTGCGGAGATGCTGTCAGAAATACAATGTTACAAAAGGAAAATCGTTCTGAGAACCTACACAAAGTGTCTTTCGAAGTATGGGGGAGTGATGGGCAAGGTGTAAAA GATCATATGCCCCAAAGCTCTAAGCAATTAAGATTTAGTCCAAAATTCAATG GGCCTGTATCCTGTCGAGAGAAGGAAAGTGATTGTCCTATGTCAACAAAGGCAAATCATGGAAGTTCGGACAGGGTAAAGGTTCCTACTGAGCTAAATGATATAGAG GTAAAAAATAGTTCAACGGTGCAAGTGACTAAATCCGATCAAGATTCCGAGG GGGCTGTGAGTTGCCTTGATGAAGAACTTGCTGGTGCAAGTAAACCTTCTACTACAACTGGTTCCTATGATAGTATAAAACAAA GTTTGGAGACTGCATTAGACATTGAACTTTCTCCTTCAAAGGCTTTACGAGCTGCAAAATTGAGGAGTCGGTTTGCTGCCACGATACTCAAGGCCCAAAATAAGACACTTCTGCAACCT GTCGGTAGAACGGATGCTGCAATTTTGGAGCAAGAGAAGGAAATATTGGTGAGGAAGCAGCGTGAAG AGAGAGCCAGGATCGAGGCACAAGTGAGAGCAGCTGAGTTGGCTGCCCGATCAAAAGCTGAGAGTGAATTCAGGAAGCAAAGGCAAGAAGCCAGAGAAGCTGCCCGGGCTGCCCTTGAGAAG ATGGAGCGATCCATCAATCTCGATGATAATTTCCACACTCTCCGAGATCTGGAAGCCCTGCTTGGTACCAGCTCCTCGTTTGTTGTATGCCATGATAATAGGTCCCACCGTGCCTGGAATCAAATTGGGAGCAATGAACTAGGAAGCCCGTTAGAGCGCTTGGGATTATACATTAAAGCCGAGTATCGGGTTGGtgacgacgatgatgatgatgaattgGAAGAGGGGGAGGTACCGTCTTGA